The window TGAGCAATATTGACCCCAAAGGCAAGTCCAATGAAATCTTTCAGTTGGTTAAAGATGGCTTTAATGTGGAATTTAGTAATGGTGAAGTCCGCGAACTGACCCCCATTGCCAAGATGGATCAAAAAGATATCAAGGAGTTATTTGAGCGCTGGCAAAATCTTAATCACTTGTTTAAACAAGCCCCAATCATGCCTGTAGCGCTTGAGCCTAGCGTCGGTTATAGCATCAACGCCCCCATGGATGGGCGCTTAACTTGGACGGTTGAGCAGGTCAGTGAAGATAAGTTGATCGCCGTATTACAAGGGGAGAAAGACAAGTATAAGGCCTATGGCAAGTTCGAAGTTAACCGCAAAACCGGTTGGTTAGAGAGCATGGCGTTTTTTCAACGGGAAGAGCGCCAAGGGCGTACCTTTACTCACCGAACCGTAATGGCGCCTAAGGATCGCCCTTACATCATGAGCACGCTTTGGCATGCCGATGATAGCTTTGATGCTGAGCGCGATAGGGATGATAGGCAAAAGGAGCTGTACCGCATTAGCGATGTAGCGCAGGAATATCGCCCCAATAATGAGGCATTTATAAAATCCTTATTACCTGATCAACAAGGTATTTTAGATAATCTTGGCCCTTGGGGCACTGATACCCCTGAAGATCTGCAATTGCGCTTTGTCCACAATATGAGTCCGCAATATGTGGAAGCCGATGTGCGTTATGAGGACTTAACCGCCTTTGATGCTAACGGCAAACCGATTGACATTCACTTCTGGCAGCACGGTAAAGGTTGGGCGAGGAATTACCATCCCTCGATTGAATCTGCAACCGATATTATTGCGACTGGGTGGGATAACATCGCGAATAAACTCAAACAGATAGACCATATTACTGCCAAGCTAACACTTATCCCACAGACGAATAAGATAGTCGAAAAGTCGTGGGATGAACTGCTGGCAACACCTTACAGGGTTGGCGATGCCAGCCTAACAATCCAAGTACTCGATGCCGAGGCGAAACTCTTTAAAGTCGTGTCAAAACAGAGTGAGGATCAGAGTATTAATCTGCCTTTCCAACAATTTAAAGGCATGATGGCTGAGGCCCGTCGCGAAGGTAATTATCCCTCTTGGCTAACGGCGACGGAAAAGGAGCTGCTAGAACAATTGATAGGGGCCGATGAGAGCCATCACCTTACCAGCAACGCACTGTTACTCAAGCTGGATGAAATTCCTAAAACCCTGATGTTAATTGAGCAACAACCCCAGCCGGAGTTGACTCAAACCAAAACGATCCGCTTTGTACAATTTAGCGACTACAACAAAAATCTGGCTAATCCTCCCACCGAGTTTGGTAACGCTGGCCTAGGTAGCTTTATCAATCCGGCGCTAGATGCTGCAAAAAATGAATTCAATACGATCCAAGGGATAAAACCTGTAACTGACAATGGTCATAATCTGTATATTCCCATGTCAGCTGCCTTGGCAACCGCCTGCAAACCTGAAATAGATCAAGGTTTTAATGAGGGTAAAAATCCCGTCACTTGGCAGTTTGATCCCAACGCCCCAAACGGGGCAGCCTATAGTTTGATGACCCCAGACCGCGTGCGGCAGTTTTTCTACGATAAACAGATCAAGGGTAAGATCCGTTGCCAAGGTGATATCCATTGGCAGCCTTTAGAACTGGCTGTAACCGACCGCCCTTGGTTAATCGATTTAGAGTCTTGGCTGACGCAAACCGGATATGGCAATGAGCCAAGTAGCGATCTTAAAAATTACTTTAAGGTCGAAGATGCCCAAGGCAATCTGTTAACCATTCGACTCCCCGAAAATACTGAGCAGCGGATAAACGAGTTGCTGGTCGATGGTCGCTATTTAAGTATCGCAGGCCCCGCCGCCAAGGTGAGTTATATGACGGTCACCAAAGAGCCCGTCGATATCCCCTATGAATTCACCTTTAAACCTTTGCCATAAAAAGGAGCAGTCATGCGTATATTTACAGTAAAACGGCTCCTTGGAGCACTCGTACTTATCAGTACCCATGCCAATGCAGAAAACGTGCTGCTCGATGCCCATTGGAAGGTTGTCAAAGATGAAAAACAGGCTCAGTACTATTTTGAGCAACCAGTTGATCAGACAGATGGCTACTATAAGGTCGAGGTTTACTACAAAGAAAAGAATATGCTTTTCTGCTCAACGGCCATTGCCGATAAAAATATCGGTAAGGCCCTCACTAGCGAGCAATTTCGCGGGCCTTATCAATGTAACTTCGACGATGGAAAGCCCTACGAACAGGGCTTTCGTAACGCGCAAGGTCAGCTCGATAGCGTAATCAAAAAGTACAATGCCACTGGCCAATTATATACTGAGTCACACTATGAAAATGGTGTGAAACAAGGCCCTGAAACGGGTTATTGGAATGGCGGCAATATCCGCTACAAAACCGATTTTAAAGATGGTCAACAAGTCGGCATCAGCGAACATTTTGGCCCCGAAGGCGAAGTCACTGCCAAAATTTGCCATGACCCTACCTGTGTGAGCCAATATTTTAACCTTGGCAAACTTAACCGTGAGGAGCACAAGGTCGATGGCCTACTGCAAGGCACTGAGACCACTTGGGGCCTGAACGGGCAAGTCATCTCGACCCAAGAGTGGCTTAAGGATAAAAAACACGGCGACTATTTTGAATATTTTGACAATGGTAAAGTAAAGCGGCACTTTCAATATCAAGCTGATTATAAGGTCGGTGAGCAGCTGACTTATTATGAAAATGGTCAGATCAAATTAAAGGAAGTCACCAACGATAAGGGTGATGTCCTCCAAGCTATCGAATACGATGAACAAGGGCAAATTAAAAAAACCACAGACAGCAAATACCAAGGTAATAGCTGGGTTTATCGTAAACAGCAGCGCTATCGCGATGGCCAATTGATTGAGACCCAAGAAGAAGACAAACTCAAAAACTGGTCACTCTCCGAAACCTTCAAAAAAGGCTTGTTAATCGAGCGCCAGGAGCGACTCAATAAGCAATTGAATGGCTTACAGATAAAATCTTTCGACTACAACGATGTCATCACCCTCTCCCGCGAATATTATCAGGCGGGTAAGCGTGAAGGCGCCTATGAGACGGTGAAAATTGAGCCTGCCACAGGGAAAACTCAGCTAGTAGAGCAAGGTCAATATGCCAAGGATAAACAAGCAGGCACTTGGAAGAAATTTCAGGACGACGCCACCCTCACCTATAGCCACGATGATAATGGTGAGCTCCACGGTGAATACCTCAACAAGACCAACTCTGGCCAGTTGCTTGAATCTATTCACTTTAAACATGGCAAGCCCGATGGATTAGTCCAGCGTTACGCCAGTAACGGCCAAGTGTATGAAAAAGGCGAATACCGTAATGGTGAACAGGATGGCGATTGGATATTTACCGATGGTGAGTACGGTTTCCGCCCAATTCCCAACCCTGAAAGACGCTATTGGTATGGTCGCTTCGACCAAGGTAAACGAGTCGGCCATTGGGAATTACGCTCATCTGAAGACTATGTGCTCCAAATCGCCAATTATGACGAACTAGGCAGGCTTGATGGTAAACAATACGAGTTTAAGGATCATGGCTGGATACGGGTGATTAATAGCTACCATAATGGCCAGTTTTTAAATCAGGAAATGCCACCCCCTGTGGTCACTTCTGATGATGTTTTCCCTCGGTTTTAGCTTAAGCCTAGACGCTGTGCACTGCATTGAGTGCACAGCGCAATAGATAATTAAAATTAGGATTCTTACATAGGCCGCACATACCTTGGCCTTAAGACCCAGAACAGAGCAAGGAATCAGCATGTTCAATACGCCATTTCGCTTTATCAGCCTCGCGATTGCGGGAGCCAGCTTAACCAGTGTCCATGTACAAGCAGCGCAAAATCTCTCCTCCATGATGGTCGAAATTCGTCAGCAAGACGGAATTCCCAGCTATTACAATCTCGCCACTGGCATGCCATTAAATGGCGATATCGCCATAGTCCGCGATAACCAAGGATATACCTTAGGGCAATTTTCCCAGGGGATACCTAATGGTAAATGGCAAGTATTTCATACCAATAACAGCAAGCTTATCGAAGGAAACTATCAGCAGGGTTATCAAGATGGCACTTGGCGACTGTTCGATTTAAGCGGTGCAGTCACAGAGGAGCAGCAATTTACCAAAGGCGTGCCCACGGGCGAATGGAAGGAATACAACAGCAGCGGCCAACTCACCCAAACAACACACTATAAAGACGGTAAAAAAGAGCAGGTAAAACGCTTCTATGCCAGTGGCAAACTGCAAGCCCAAGAAAGCTACCTCGACAACCTGCGCCACGGTAAATGGGAAAGTTTCTATGAAAACGGCACCTTATCCCAAAGCCAAAGCTATGCAAACAACCAACTCTCCGGCCCCTATTTAGAACAAAATCCCGACGGGCAAGTTTCTGTGACAGGTCGCTTCGATGCCGAAGGCCGCCGCCAAGGATTGTGGGAAACCTTCTTCGACGACGGGACTAAATCGAGTGCCAGTCAGTTCAATCTTAATCAGCTCGATGGTGAAGAACGGACATTTTACCCCAATGGCGAACTCGCTAGCCTCTGCCAATATAAGGCAGGGCAACGCCAAGGCAAGTGTCAGCAATTTAACGATGCGGGTAAATTACAAGTTGAAGAACAGTATGTTAACGACGCTTTAGATGGGCAGCAGCAATATTTTAATGCCGAAGGAAACCTCACCAGCGATCTCAGCTATAAGCAGAACCAACTTGCCGGTACGCAAAAGTATTTCTACGACAATGGCCAACTTAAGGAACTGCGCAGTTATCAAGACTCAACGCTAGCTGAAAATGGCCAATATCCGCTTCATGGACCATCGGAGCGTTATGATGCCGAAGGTAATTTACTCGAAAAAAGCCACTACAACATGGGCATTCGAGATGGGCTATTTGAGCGCTATAGCGCAGGCAAACTGCAATCTTCTGAGCAATGGCAACAGGGGCAGCGACACGGTGAATCACGCCGTTACCATAGCAACGGTCAACTGCGCAGCTTAGATGAATATGTCGAAGGTAAACTGACGGGTAAATCAGAGTCCTACTTTGAGGATGGCACTGTTAATGAGCGGGGCAAACGCATTAACGGTCAATGGGTTGGTCAATATGAATCCTTTTATGACAATGGCAAACCTCGCGAACTCGCCCATTACGCCTCAAAGAAAAAGGAGGATGCCAGCCGTTATCCGCTCGATGGCCATTTTGCCCGCTGGTATGCCAATGGCGACCCTAATGAGGAAGGCGAATATCAAAACGGCAACAAACAAGGCTTATGGATCCAGTACCGCGAAGGCCTAAAACAACGGGAGCAAACCTTTGACGCTGGCAAGCTAAATGGTGACTATATTGAGTATTACCACGGACGTCGCCGTGTGGCAGGGCAATATCTCGATAATCAAAAAACAGGTCTGTGGATTGACTACCGCTACGAAGAAAAAGACCCGACCTATGGCGCTATTCCAGAAGGGAATATCCAACAAAAAAGCCATTGGCAGGAAAACAAGCGTCACGGCGTTAGGGAGTTTTACAGCTTTAAGCAAGTGGTTTACCGCTCCGAAACCTATGATAAAAATGACAAAACAGGCCCGTATGCCGAATATTATCCCAATAATGGCCAGCTAAAACTCAGCGGCACTATGGATAAAGGCAATCAAACTGGACTATGGGAAAGCTGGTTTGAGGATGGGATGCAAGCGGCCAGCACTGAGTTTTTAGACGGACAAAACCATGGTCAATCGAAGGAATACTACAGTAACGGCCAACTCAAACTAGAGGCCACTTATGCCAAAGGCTCGTTCGATGGTCAAGTTAAACAATATCACCAGAACGGTAAGCCACAACTCGTTGAAACCTGGGTTAAAGGCCAAAAAGAAGGCGATGCCAGCTATTATCACAATAATGGCAAACTAGCCGAACAAGGTACATATCTGAGGGATCGCAAAGAAGGTCTATGGCAAAGCTTTTGGCCTAATGGCGAAAAACGCACCGAAGGCAGTTACATCAGCGACCGAGAATCAGGGGATTGGAATCACTATGATCAACTCGGCAAACTGATTAAAACCGAGCACCACGGCTAACGTAGAAATGGGGTTGGGGATTACAGCGATCTAGCTCAAATATTTATCCTTAACCCCAAATCTAAAAGAAGTTTCATGCAAAGTGTGCCATAACAAGTGTCTATACTAACGGCCTTTTTTTCGCTTTGGACAAACTGCCTATGAAGACATTTATGAAAGACGAGTTCGCCCTGCTACTGGGAATACTGACCTTAGTATTCTTTAAAACCGGTGGCGATAGCCTACTCGCCGATGGCACTGCGCTTTCGACCTATATTCCCGTATCACTCGCCCTATTAGGCGTTGTCACTTGGGCCATCTTCTCAGTGGTGCGCCACTCTGATGCGCTAGCGATTAAGCTTGGCGATCCCTATGGCACTTTAATCTTAACCCTGTCGGTAATATCACTCGAAGTGGTGATGATCTCCTCCGTGATGCTGACAGGGGAACCTAACCCTGTGATGGCGCGCGACACTATGTTCGCCGTGGTCATGTTGATTATCAACGGCTTAGTGGGATTCACCTTATTACTTGGCGGCTGGCGTTACCACACCCAGCTTTTTAATTTAGATGGCGTAAAATCCTATTTGGTCGTCATTATCCCCCTCGCCTTACTCTGTTTAGTGCTGCCCAATTTTACCGAAGGCGGCACTATCGGCAGCATGTCTAAAGCCATGTCTTGGATGCTGATCATTATTTCGATTCTGCTCTATGGCGTATTTTTAGTGGTGCAAACCAAGAGCCACAGCCATTTCTTTGTCGATGCTGACCATGAAGATCACGAGGAGCACCACGGTATATTACGCAGTAATGCCTATCATACCGTGCTATTAATTGGTTACTTGTTGGTGGTGATTTTATTAGCAAAAACCTTAGCTATGCCAATCAATTACAGTGTCGCTACCTTAGGCGCACCGCAGGCATTAGGTGGCTTTATCGTGGCCTGTTTGATCTTGTCACCCGAAGCAGTGGGCGGATTTAAGGCGGCGTTAAACAATCAATTACAACGGGCGATGAATCTGTATTTCGGCTCAGTGCTCGCCACGATTGCCCTTACCGTTCCCGCAGTCTTAATTATTGGCAGCGTGATAGATCAAGAAGTGCATTTAGGCTTGTCACCCGCCGACATGGTGCTGTTAATCACCAGTTTAATGGTCTGCAAGGTCAGCTTCAGCAGCGGTCGCACCAATGCCCTGCACGGCGCGACGCATATAGTGCTGTTTATCGTTTACTTGTTCTTAATGTTTGAACACGCCTAAATCTTCTTAAATCCAAAGCCGAGCGCGACTTATTTGCGTCTCGGCTTACGTTTTTTAGCTGGACTATGGCCCTCAATCTTCCGAGCTCTCTGAGCACCTCGATCCCCCTGAGCACCTCGAGCATAGCGCAGCGAAAGGTAACCAACCCCTAACCCACTCAACAATCCGCCAATATGGGCAGCATTGTCCACTCCACCCAATAATCCTGCGACTAGACTTATGGTCACAAAAAATGCCAAGTTAATACTCAGTACCCAGTTGATATCCTCAGGGAAAATCTTTTTCCAAGCCCAAATCACGAGTATTCCTAATAGCCCCATAATGGCGCCCGATGCACCGACACTCACAGTGGCATCATACCAACAGATACTGGCAATACTTGCCAATACCCCAGTGATCAAATACGCCAAAAATAGTCGCCACTTACCGAGTACAGGTTCAAGAAAGCTGCCGACAAAAAACAAGCCGTAAAGATTCAGCGCTAAGTGGGCTAAACCGCCATGGATAAAGGTACTCGTGATTAAGCGCCACCACTCACCAGCAAGCACTTTAGGTCGAAAGTTAGCCCCCCATTCAAGCATGAAACTACCCTGTAAATTAATAAAATGTTGGCTTGACCATGCCATAAGGATAAACACTAAAACATTGAGATACATCAGAATAGGAGTTGCAATAAAACCCGGCTTGGGCCGTATCATTTCAAAAAAATCGTTAAGCTCGGCGATTGTGCCCGCATGGTTCAAACGCTTTGTAACTGTTTCAGCTTTAAGCGCTTCTTCATCCAGTTTCACCCGTAGCAAGAGCACAAACCAGACTAAAGCACCTGCAACAAACCAAATCAGCATCCAAGCGAGTT of the Shewanella baltica genome contains:
- a CDS encoding toxin-antitoxin system YwqK family antitoxin, which gives rise to MRIFTVKRLLGALVLISTHANAENVLLDAHWKVVKDEKQAQYYFEQPVDQTDGYYKVEVYYKEKNMLFCSTAIADKNIGKALTSEQFRGPYQCNFDDGKPYEQGFRNAQGQLDSVIKKYNATGQLYTESHYENGVKQGPETGYWNGGNIRYKTDFKDGQQVGISEHFGPEGEVTAKICHDPTCVSQYFNLGKLNREEHKVDGLLQGTETTWGLNGQVISTQEWLKDKKHGDYFEYFDNGKVKRHFQYQADYKVGEQLTYYENGQIKLKEVTNDKGDVLQAIEYDEQGQIKKTTDSKYQGNSWVYRKQQRYRDGQLIETQEEDKLKNWSLSETFKKGLLIERQERLNKQLNGLQIKSFDYNDVITLSREYYQAGKREGAYETVKIEPATGKTQLVEQGQYAKDKQAGTWKKFQDDATLTYSHDDNGELHGEYLNKTNSGQLLESIHFKHGKPDGLVQRYASNGQVYEKGEYRNGEQDGDWIFTDGEYGFRPIPNPERRYWYGRFDQGKRVGHWELRSSEDYVLQIANYDELGRLDGKQYEFKDHGWIRVINSYHNGQFLNQEMPPPVVTSDDVFPRF
- a CDS encoding toxin-antitoxin system YwqK family antitoxin, which codes for MFNTPFRFISLAIAGASLTSVHVQAAQNLSSMMVEIRQQDGIPSYYNLATGMPLNGDIAIVRDNQGYTLGQFSQGIPNGKWQVFHTNNSKLIEGNYQQGYQDGTWRLFDLSGAVTEEQQFTKGVPTGEWKEYNSSGQLTQTTHYKDGKKEQVKRFYASGKLQAQESYLDNLRHGKWESFYENGTLSQSQSYANNQLSGPYLEQNPDGQVSVTGRFDAEGRRQGLWETFFDDGTKSSASQFNLNQLDGEERTFYPNGELASLCQYKAGQRQGKCQQFNDAGKLQVEEQYVNDALDGQQQYFNAEGNLTSDLSYKQNQLAGTQKYFYDNGQLKELRSYQDSTLAENGQYPLHGPSERYDAEGNLLEKSHYNMGIRDGLFERYSAGKLQSSEQWQQGQRHGESRRYHSNGQLRSLDEYVEGKLTGKSESYFEDGTVNERGKRINGQWVGQYESFYDNGKPRELAHYASKKKEDASRYPLDGHFARWYANGDPNEEGEYQNGNKQGLWIQYREGLKQREQTFDAGKLNGDYIEYYHGRRRVAGQYLDNQKTGLWIDYRYEEKDPTYGAIPEGNIQQKSHWQENKRHGVREFYSFKQVVYRSETYDKNDKTGPYAEYYPNNGQLKLSGTMDKGNQTGLWESWFEDGMQAASTEFLDGQNHGQSKEYYSNGQLKLEATYAKGSFDGQVKQYHQNGKPQLVETWVKGQKEGDASYYHNNGKLAEQGTYLRDRKEGLWQSFWPNGEKRTEGSYISDRESGDWNHYDQLGKLIKTEHHG
- a CDS encoding calcium:proton antiporter yields the protein MKTFMKDEFALLLGILTLVFFKTGGDSLLADGTALSTYIPVSLALLGVVTWAIFSVVRHSDALAIKLGDPYGTLILTLSVISLEVVMISSVMLTGEPNPVMARDTMFAVVMLIINGLVGFTLLLGGWRYHTQLFNLDGVKSYLVVIIPLALLCLVLPNFTEGGTIGSMSKAMSWMLIIISILLYGVFLVVQTKSHSHFFVDADHEDHEEHHGILRSNAYHTVLLIGYLLVVILLAKTLAMPINYSVATLGAPQALGGFIVACLILSPEAVGGFKAALNNQLQRAMNLYFGSVLATIALTVPAVLIIGSVIDQEVHLGLSPADMVLLITSLMVCKVSFSSGRTNALHGATHIVLFIVYLFLMFEHA
- a CDS encoding rhomboid family intramembrane serine protease — its product is MAVLQKKLQLIYFPFLFTSLLFISGYSLIHWLLLIKFEFFSLDEDLANLGLPLILSWLLLLVFLRPRLKLLKFVKDNSRFFYLLFAVQLVAVPCIIAQEYLKTATGQLTQLASIQELYLHKKTQYYQLQQAYIDKTQIGVQRNIEVTGKSNSHLNMTLYIAMPIFASGADRRRTSVLAWYGKIYQQEISNRLEPDEKEQAYKAFLTQSQREFDKFDPQTFVYLERLAPSSLQRGLLSAAEKSPLYQAEYPTIFMPKFEPFEARNGNKLAWMLIWFVAGALVWFVLLLRVKLDEEALKAETVTKRLNHAGTIAELNDFFEMIRPKPGFIATPILMYLNVLVFILMAWSSQHFINLQGSFMLEWGANFRPKVLAGEWWRLITSTFIHGGLAHLALNLYGLFFVGSFLEPVLGKWRLFLAYLITGVLASIASICWYDATVSVGASGAIMGLLGILVIWAWKKIFPEDINWVLSINLAFFVTISLVAGLLGGVDNAAHIGGLLSGLGVGYLSLRYARGAQGDRGAQRARKIEGHSPAKKRKPRRK